The following DNA comes from Picosynechococcus sp. PCC 7003.
AATATCAACTTAAAAAATGCCCGCTCCGGTAGCGGGCGTATGGGCACGACCTTGGTTTTGATGTTGGTGCAGGATAATCAGGTGGCGATCGCCCATGTGGGAGACAGCCGAATCTATCGCGTGAGCCCCAAAGGAAACCTCGAACAACTCACCGTTGACCATGAGGTGGGCCAGCGGGAATTGCATCGAGGCGTCACGCCAGAAATTGCCTATGGTAGACCCGATGCCTATCAACTGACCCAGGCCATTGGCCCCCGGGAAAATAGCTTCGTGGAGCCGGATATTAATTTTCTTCACATCAACGAGGATAGTTTATTTTTGCTTTGTTCTGATGGCTTATCGGACAATGACCTCATTGAAGCGACCTGGGAAGAAATGCTCCTCCCCCTTCTGAGTGCCCGGGCCAACCTAGATGAAGGGGTGCATCGCTTAATTGCCTTAGCCAACGAACGTAATGGCCATGACAATATTACAGCGGTGCTCGTGCGGTTACGGGTGCGTCCTAATATTGGGGCCGCAGATTTTTAGGCACCATGATTTCAGTGATTATTCCTGTTTTAAATGAGGCAACTGGCATTGTCCCTTGTTTAGAACATTTGCTCCGGGTGCCAGACCCTCTAGAAATTATCGTTGTGGATGGGGGTAGCCAGGATCAAACCTGCGATCGCGTGCGTCAGTTGCCGGTGATCCTCTGTCAAACCACTGGAGGGCGCGGCAAACAGATGAATCGAGGCGCGGCGATCGCCCAAGGAGATATTTTGCTGTTTCTCCATAGCGATACCCAATTACCCCAAGACTTTCCCGCCCTTGTGACAGAGACCTTGGCCGATCCCCAGGTGGTCGCCGGGGCCTTTCCCCTAGGGATTGCGGATCCCCGCTGGCGATTCCGTAGCTTAGAAAAGTTGGTGCAGTGGCGATCGCAATTTTTGGCTTTACCCTACGGTGACCAGGCCATTTTTCTGCGACGTCAGGATTTTGAAGCGTTGGGGGGGTATGCCGAAATTCCCATCATGGAAGATTATGAACTGATGCAACGGCTCAGAAAACGGGGCAAGATTCGCCTGACCCGTCAACCCGTACAAACTTCGGCCCGCAGATGGCAGCAATTGGGTTTGTGGCGCACCACCTGGATTAATCAAAAAATGCTCCTCGGTTACCATCTCGGCATTGATCCAGAGATTCTCCGCCAATGGTACCGCCAACAAGTCCGTCGTTAAATCCTATGCCTGGGGCTTGTTTAGATTGTCGAGCTGTTCTCGGAGGCGATCGCAAAAACCATACAGTTCATCCAACGCATTGAGGGGGGCCGGATTAATTTGACTCCGCAGATAGATATGACGCAATTTCCGTTCGAGACGTTGGGCCGTTTCAATGGCCTCTTGCCCAAGTTCATCCATCTGCTGCTGTTGATAAAATATCAGCGCTTGACCCCGTAAGACTTGTAAAGTTCCTTCTTCACCATATTGTCCCGGCATTACCCGCAGGCGTAGCAAAATCCGCTCACCCTGATAGTACTGCTCCATTTCCACCTTTTTCGGTCGGTCAATGGGCCCTGGGGGCAGGTGAGCCAGACGCTTAAATTCGTCGAGGATGCCGTGGAACGTCTCCTGGGGAATCCCAGATAGCGACCCCTTCATCAAACCACTCTCACTAAGAAAAATGCGGCCTGCCCGGGCATGGTTTTCAAAATATAAGCGGCCAATGCCCTCCGTTAAAATGCGACCCAGCAGTTCTTGGTACAGTTGCAACGCAGGTAGATGGTTGAGCTCTTCGAGGGGAGTATTGAGATATTGCGGCGAAATTTGTAATTCCCCGGCATCGGTCGCCGCCGCAGATGACGGCGCTTGCAATTGCACCGGCCCCTTGGGAATCACCACCGCCGGCACATGTCGAAAAAATTCGGACAGTTCACTATTAACCGGCATCTGCAGGGCCGTTTGCTCCCCAGAGAACACGGCAGTATCTTGGTCTGCATCAGTCGACGTACCGGAAACGGACGGAGGCATTGTTGGTGGCCCATTCTCCATGACTAAGGTTGCCCGTTCTGAGATGGGGGGGGTGGTCGTTTTGGAACGAGGGACTGGGGAGGTCTTGGGTTGGGGCGGAGATGTCTGTTTGCTTTGATGGTAGTTAAGATAAGAAGACAGAATCAGTTGGTAAGTTTTGAGATCAAGCTTTTGGGCTTTGAGCTGTAGTCCGCCTCGACTGAGAAGTTTGTTGACAATGGCCGTGGTACTTGAGCGTTGGGGATCGACAATTCCCAGGGTGAGACAGCGATCTTGGAGGGTGAGGGGCAGAATTTCGTGATTACGACAAATATTCAGGGGTAAATAGCGATCAATCAGCTGAAAGGTTTGCTGTAAGTCAAGATTAGACCAAGTAAAGGGCTCAATGGTAATGGGCAAGGGGGCTGGCATATTAAGCGTCGGGGGAGACAAAAACAGTTTTTAATGGCGGAGATGAAATATTAAATGGCAGAAATTTTAAAACCGAGGACGAGCACCACAACAGCTCAGTAAATAGTCCGGCAAGCAAGATTGCCCTCTAGTGTAACCCCTTGACTCAAGGGCCAGGGAGGATCCCGGAGAGAAGCTTTACAGAATTTTAAGCGATCGCCCCCTCGTTGAGACTTTTGGGCAGTCTTTACATTTCGCAACCTCCGGATGTCATGAACTGGCGATGACAACACCGGATCTAAGGGCGGCATTGCTTCTCCCCTGGGCGATCCCCGAAACATATCGCAGCAAAAAAGGCGATCGCCACGGCAATCCCCCCACTCCCGTTACTAAAGTTCATCTGCCCATACCCTTCGTAAAAGAAGAAAATTTTTCGTAACTTTATACTTCTTTGAGCTGCCTGAGCCGACCCAGATTCACTGCCTAGAATGGGGCCGTAACCAACCTACCCAGTTCTATCAAGTTGGACTGACGCACAAATATATGGCTTCTCTCAATCTCGCAATCAACGGCTTTGGTCGCATCGGTCGCCTCGTTTTCCGTGCTGCCCTCCACAACCCCAACCTCAATTTTGTTTGCATTAATGATCTAATTTCCCCGGAAAAGATTGCCTATCTCCTCAAATATGACTCCACCCATGGTCGTTTTCCTGGCACCATCGAAGCCACCGCCGATGGTATTTATGTCAATGGCCGCTTTATCCGCTGCACGATGGTCAAAGACCCCAGTATGCTGCCTTGGGAAGAACTCAACGTTGATTATGTAATTGAATCTACCGGGTGTTTCCGGGATTTTGTCGGCGTCTCCAAGCACCTAGAAGCCGGAGCAAAACGGGTGATTATTTCTGCGCCCACCAGCGAACCCCAGCGCATTCCCACCTTTGTAGTTGGGGTGAACCACCACGATTATTCCCCAGCCTACGACCGCATTGTGTCCAACGCTAGCTGTACGACCAATTGCCTGGCTCCCATTGCCAAGGTGATCCACGACAATTTCGGCCTTGCAGAGGGGTTGATGACAACGATCCATGCGATGACAGCCACCCAACCCACCGTTGATGGCGCCAACGCAAAAGATAACCGGAGTGGTCGTGGTGCTGGCCAAAATATTATTCCTGCTTCCACTGG
Coding sequences within:
- a CDS encoding TIGR04283 family arsenosugar biosynthesis glycosyltransferase, which codes for MISVIIPVLNEATGIVPCLEHLLRVPDPLEIIVVDGGSQDQTCDRVRQLPVILCQTTGGRGKQMNRGAAIAQGDILLFLHSDTQLPQDFPALVTETLADPQVVAGAFPLGIADPRWRFRSLEKLVQWRSQFLALPYGDQAIFLRRQDFEALGGYAEIPIMEDYELMQRLRKRGKIRLTRQPVQTSARRWQQLGLWRTTWINQKMLLGYHLGIDPEILRQWYRQQVRR
- the gap gene encoding type I glyceraldehyde-3-phosphate dehydrogenase, whose amino-acid sequence is MASLNLAINGFGRIGRLVFRAALHNPNLNFVCINDLISPEKIAYLLKYDSTHGRFPGTIEATADGIYVNGRFIRCTMVKDPSMLPWEELNVDYVIESTGCFRDFVGVSKHLEAGAKRVIISAPTSEPQRIPTFVVGVNHHDYSPAYDRIVSNASCTTNCLAPIAKVIHDNFGLAEGLMTTIHAMTATQPTVDGANAKDNRSGRGAGQNIIPASTGAAKAVTLVLPELAGRLTGMAMRVPTPDVSVVDLTFRTEKPTSYGEICAAMREAANGALKGVLAYTEDDVVSTDFTSDPHSSIFDAGAGMALNEHFFKVVAWYDNEWGYANRVVDLLLSMAAKETETEMAIAV